One window of Erinaceus europaeus chromosome 6, mEriEur2.1, whole genome shotgun sequence genomic DNA carries:
- the GTF2H3 gene encoding general transcription factor IIH subunit 3 isoform X3, with product MVLGNSHLFMNRSNKLAVIASHIQESRFLYPGKNGRLGDFFGDPGNPLSELNPSGSKDGKYELLTAANEVIVEEIKDLMTKSDIKGQHTETLLAGSLAKALCYIHRMNKEVKDNQEMKSRILVIKAAEDSALQYMNFMNVIFAAQKQNIMIDACVLDTDSGLLQQACDITGGLYLKVPQMPSLLQYLLWVFLPDQDQRSQLILPPPIHVDYRAACFCHRNLIEIGYVCSVCLSIFCSFSPICTTCETAFKISLPPVLKAKKKKLKVSA from the exons tcgATTCTTATACCCTGGCAAGAATGGCCGGCTTGGAGACTTTTTTGGAGACCCCggaaaccctctttctgaacttaACCCCTCAGGGAGTAAAGACGGAAAATACGAGTTACTGACTGCTGCAAATGAAGTTATTGTTGAAGAAATTAAAGATCTGATGACCAAAA GTGACATAAAGGGTCAACATACAGAAACTCTGCTGGCTGGATCCCTTGCCAAAGCTCTTTGCT ATATTCATAGAATGAACAAGGAGGTTAAAG aTAACCAAGAAATGAAATCAAGGATATTG GTGATTAAGGCTGCAGAAGACAGTGCTTTGCAGTATATGAACTTCATGAATGTCATTTTTGCAGCACAGAAACAG AATATTATGATTGATGCCTGTGTTTTAGACACTGACTCAGGGCTCCTCCAACAG GCTTGTGACATCACAGGGGGACTGTACTTAAAGGTGCCTCAGATGCCCTCCCTTCTGCAGTATCTTCTG TGGGTTTTTCTTCCTGATCAAGATCAGAGGTCTCAGTTAATCCTCCCACCTCCAATTCATGTGGACTACCGGGCAGCCTGCTTCTGTCACCGAAATCTCATTGAAATCGGCTATGTCTGTTCAGTGTGCTTGTCAA tattctgcagtttCAGCCCCATCTGCACTACTTGCGA GACAGCCTTTAAGATTTCTCTACCTCCAGTGTTGAAGgccaagaaaaagaaactgaaagtgtCCGCGTGA